A genomic stretch from Rhinatrema bivittatum chromosome 9, aRhiBiv1.1, whole genome shotgun sequence includes:
- the LOC115099306 gene encoding potassium voltage-gated channel subfamily D member 2-like produces MYEESCMEVTTTNRPSSHSPSLSSQQGVTSSCCSRRNKKNFRISNPNVTGSHPGSVQELSTIQIRCMERTPLSNSRSSLNAKVEESIKLNCEQPYVTTAIISIPTPPVTTPEEDDRPDSPDYSQRNIVRVSAL; encoded by the exons ATGTACGAAGAGAGCTGCATGGAGGTGACTACAACAAATCGTCCTTCAAGCCATAGCCCCTCGCTCTCCTCTCAGCAAGGTGTCACCAGTTCTTGCTGCTCACGACGAAACAAAAAGAATTTCCGGATCTCCAATCCCAATGTGACAGGCAGCCATCCAGGAAGTGTTCAGGAACTCAGCACTATCCAGATCCGATGCATGGAAAGAACACCTTTATCCAACAG CCGATCCAGTTTAAATGCCAAAGTGGAAGAGAGCATCAAACTAAACTGTGAGCAGCCTTACGTCACTACAGCAATAATAAGCATACCAACGCCCCCAGTAACAACACCTGAAGAAGATGATAGACCAGATTCTCCGGACTACTCACAAAGAAACATTGTACGAGTGTCTGCTTTATAA